The Exiguobacterium mexicanum genome includes a window with the following:
- a CDS encoding LutC/YkgG family protein — MNPGTITNREDFLKRIAGQLGRDVDLTPPKRVYKHRPQDEVLKDASDEELLETFRMVATRIHTDVVECESANLDDTLRLLIERYDGQSIIAERDDRIQAWAPQTSESFDWWDAERPEDSRALAVKADIGITIADQALAESATIVQYAAPGKSRTISLLPRDHIAIIPKSVLVPRMTQAAKKLAELDRTGDLASPNGVNFISGPSNSADIEMNLIVGVHGPVRVAYLLVHDL; from the coding sequence ACGATCACCAATCGCGAAGACTTTCTAAAACGAATCGCCGGACAGCTCGGACGTGACGTCGACTTGACGCCGCCGAAACGCGTGTATAAGCACCGCCCGCAAGACGAGGTGCTGAAAGACGCCTCTGACGAGGAACTGCTCGAGACGTTCCGGATGGTCGCGACACGCATCCATACTGACGTCGTCGAATGCGAGTCGGCTAACCTCGATGATACACTCCGTCTCTTGATTGAACGGTATGATGGGCAGAGCATCATCGCGGAACGTGACGACCGAATCCAGGCATGGGCGCCCCAAACGAGCGAATCGTTCGACTGGTGGGATGCGGAGCGGCCAGAAGACAGCCGTGCCCTCGCCGTGAAGGCCGATATCGGTATCACGATTGCCGACCAGGCCCTCGCCGAGAGTGCGACGATCGTCCAGTACGCGGCTCCAGGGAAGTCACGCACAATCAGCTTGTTGCCGCGCGACCATATTGCCATCATCCCGAAATCGGTGCTCGTGCCGCGGATGACACAGGCAGCCAAAAAATTAGCCGAACTTGACCGCACCGGTGACCTCGCCTCGCCAAACGGTGTCAACTTCATCTCCGGCCCATCGAACTCAGCCGATATCGAGATGAATTTGATTGTCGGCGTCCACGGACCTGTCCGTGTCGCCTACTTGCTCGTCCATGACTTATAA
- a CDS encoding PadR family transcriptional regulator: MNPQFKKGVLNLCVLALVETHDRYGYELVQAISAKVAISEGAVYPLLRRLTSDGYFTTYLKESAEGPPRKYYAITEQGKAHLAELRAEWETFTTGVNELIEGGTDK; this comes from the coding sequence ATGAACCCTCAGTTCAAGAAAGGCGTACTCAATTTATGTGTGCTCGCGCTCGTCGAGACGCATGACCGCTACGGGTATGAGCTCGTGCAAGCCATTTCGGCAAAAGTCGCCATCTCAGAAGGAGCCGTCTACCCGCTCCTAAGGCGGCTTACGTCAGACGGGTACTTCACGACGTATTTAAAAGAATCGGCAGAAGGACCACCGCGAAAGTACTACGCCATCACGGAGCAGGGGAAAGCTCATTTGGCGGAACTACGCGCAGAATGGGAGACGTTCACGACCGGCGTCAACGAATTGATCGAAGGGGGAACGGACAAATGA
- a CDS encoding DUF4097 family beta strand repeat-containing protein — MTEEQYLLELERLLMGMSVIDRVDVLRDVSEYFASGRLDGKSDAAMVEELGTPSALASELLGTVEPLTAERKELAIVKSPNVAFRNVSINVLQAHVKVVPSDGGFAYATLETERDHGVTMDIVGDTLEIRIESERRFGLSNLFSWIVTKAPVLHVELPRHAYEKVMIKNRLGSCNMSNVDATSVDVESENGSITAHTVRADRASFRSSNGKVSLTSITGQILDAQSSNGSVEVGASNVDRLEIQSSNGRLDINDVTGAIEGKTSNGRIDCVIDVIEHPIRLKTNNGRIDMRLKQDPRDAVIRAKTRNGKVELFGDRANERTFGDGAVEVKLTSSNGSITVE, encoded by the coding sequence ATGACAGAAGAACAGTATTTATTGGAACTCGAACGGTTACTGATGGGAATGAGCGTCATCGATCGGGTTGATGTTTTACGGGATGTGTCGGAGTACTTTGCGAGCGGACGACTCGACGGGAAAAGTGATGCGGCAATGGTCGAAGAGCTCGGGACACCAAGCGCACTCGCGAGCGAGTTGCTCGGCACGGTCGAGCCACTCACTGCAGAGCGAAAGGAACTGGCTATTGTGAAAAGTCCGAACGTGGCGTTCCGAAACGTCTCGATCAACGTCCTGCAAGCACACGTCAAAGTCGTCCCATCTGATGGCGGCTTTGCCTACGCGACGCTCGAGACGGAACGGGATCACGGGGTGACGATGGATATCGTTGGGGACACGCTCGAAATCCGAATTGAGTCAGAACGTCGTTTCGGTCTGTCGAACCTATTTTCCTGGATCGTCACGAAAGCACCGGTGTTACACGTCGAGCTGCCGCGCCATGCGTATGAAAAAGTCATGATCAAAAACCGTCTCGGCTCGTGCAATATGAGCAATGTTGACGCCACGTCGGTCGACGTCGAGAGTGAGAATGGGAGCATCACGGCCCACACAGTTCGCGCCGATCGTGCCTCATTCCGTTCCTCGAACGGAAAAGTCAGTTTGACGTCGATAACAGGACAGATCCTTGACGCGCAATCATCGAACGGTAGTGTGGAAGTGGGCGCCTCGAACGTCGACCGCCTCGAAATTCAATCGTCGAACGGTCGCCTCGATATTAACGACGTGACAGGAGCGATTGAGGGGAAAACCTCGAATGGCCGCATCGACTGTGTGATTGATGTGATTGAGCATCCAATCCGTCTGAAGACGAACAATGGCCGCATCGATATGCGTCTGAAGCAAGATCCGCGTGACGCCGTCATTCGGGCTAAGACGAGAAACGGCAAAGTCGAGCTGTTCGGGGATCGGGCGAACGAGCGGACGTTCGGGGACGGAGCGGTTGAAGTCAAACTGACGAGCTCAAACGGGAGTATCACGGTCGAATAA